In Glandiceps talaboti chromosome 14, keGlaTala1.1, whole genome shotgun sequence, a single genomic region encodes these proteins:
- the LOC144445909 gene encoding kelch-like protein 25, whose amino-acid sequence MFRVVGHGNDVEFTASTHPESLMDGMNDLRLEGHFTDIKLHVRGHMFHGHRAILASCSGYFRAMFTSDMKESKFEEITLNELDPKIMDLLLQYIYTAKIIITENNCQELLEAAGLFQIISVRDACAAYLQRQLHPSNCLGFQRFAANHACQKLAEAAEEFSYVYLEEVSQNEEFLLLSKESLLKYLTNSDLLTEEEILFEAIMRWVKHHAEIRAKDLPELLAQINFSKVDEDYFNEHILSNDLIRQNSKCKEVVSCERNSPKRGKQIVLLLSGKTGRPNLPTQFNHDVFSYDPQNQAMKVLCRDPEREANSFYDSIATATRVNDDVIFIRANNTWLFDLKTLQWRKVASSLRGTYRSETSCVEVGGYVYVLGGHSIEFNREIAFVERYNPNENVWEVVSPMIRATRGAAVASCNGKVFVMGGHTEVGNIADLQCYDPATNTWALLAPIPIATSGGTAVALNNQIYLIGVKNPATSHDTPFPIYNHVYRYDVATDTWQRVADMVDGHRRCSAAICHGKIHILGGTRRDFMSGNMQWVTSVEVYDPNEDSWFPNGNLSQPLFCHSGMMFALKDDEIDNIN is encoded by the coding sequence ATGTTCCGAGTTGTAGGCCATGGAAACGATGTAGAATTCACAGCCTCAACTCATCCGGAGAGTTTAATGGATGGAATGAATGACCTTCGACTGGAAGGTCACTTCACTGACATCAAACTACATGTCAGAGGTCACATGTTCCATGGTCATCGCGCTATTCTTGCATCTTGTAGCGGTTATTTTCGGGCTATGTTTACCTCAGATATGAAAGAAAGCAAGTTTGAAGAAATCACATTAAATGAATTAGATCCTAAAATAATGGACCTTCTGCTCCAGTATATATACACAGCTAAGATCATCATCACAGAAAATAATTGCCAGGAGCTTCTGGAGGCTGCCGGTTTGTTCCAGATTATTTCAGTCCGTGACGCGTGTGCTGCATATCTTCAACGCCAGTTGCATCCTTCGAACTGCCTCGGTTTCCAGAGATTTGCAGCAAACCATGCTTGTCAAAAGTTAGCAGAAGCTGCAGAAGAGTTTTCTTATGTCTACCTAGAAGAGGTCAGCCAGAATGAAGAATTTCTTCTCCTATCTAAAGAAAGTTTACTGAAGTATCTGACTAATTCTGATCTACTGACTGAGGAAGAGATACTGTTTGAAGCCATCATGCGTTGGGTTAAACATCATGCCGAGATCCGAGCCAAAGATTTGCCGGAATTATTAGCCCAGATCAATTTTAGCAAAGTCGATGAGGATTACTTCAATGAACATATACTAAGCAATGACCTCATCCGACAAAATTCTAAATGTAAAGAAGTTGTTTCGTGTGAGAGAAATTCACCGAAACGTGGTAAGCAAATAGTATTGCTACTCAGTGGAAAAACTGGAAGACCCAATCTTCCAACACAGTTCAACCATGATGTCTTCAGCTATGACCCTCAAAACCAAGCCATGAAAGTTCTCTGTCGTGACCCCGAAAGAGAAGCTAACAGTTTCTATGACAGCATTGCCACAGCAACGAGAGTAAACGATGACGTCATCTTTATTCGTGCCAACAATACCTGGTTGTTTGACCTCAAAACATTGCAGTGGAGGAAAGTAGCATCATCATTACGAGGAACATATCGTTCAGAGACCAGCTGCGTTGAAGTTGGTGGTTACGTCTATGTACTTGGTGGCCATTCCATTGAATTCAATAGAGAGATTGCATTTGTAGAGCGTTATAATCCTAACGAGAATGTATGGGAAGTTGTATCACCAATGATCCGTGCTACCAGAGGTGCTGCAGTGGCATCTTGCAACGGAAAGGTGTTTGTAATGGGTGGACACACAGAAGTCGGTAATATAGCAGACTTACAGTGCTATGATCCTGCAACAAACACATGGGCTCTACTTGCTCCGATTCCGATAGCCACAAGTGGCGGTACTGCTGTCGCACTTAATAACCAAATATATCTGATTGGCGTAAAAAATCCTGCCACGTCCCACGATACGCCATTTCCAATCTATAACCATGTTTATCGTTATGATGTTGCCACGGATACCTGGCAACGAGTTGCAGATATGGTGGACGGCCATCGTAGATGTTCGGCTGCGATATGTCACGGGAAAATTCACATCCTTGGTGGAACAAGACGAGACTTCATGAGTGGCAACATGCAGTGGGTGACTTCAGTGGAAGTATACGACCCAAATGAAGACAGTTGGTTCCCAAATGGAAATCTTTCACAACCACTGTTTTGCCACTCAGGTATGATGTTTGCCTTGAAGGATgatgaaattgacaatataaACTAA